A genomic window from Lotus japonicus ecotype B-129 chromosome 1, LjGifu_v1.2 includes:
- the LOC130745882 gene encoding growth-regulating factor 7, with translation MGEEPFSNNKMTMMLLHQHQNHHHRPFSSPFDSVHGGCGPTFSSSCVLSPAPIEGAVIRPPLQQPFETPTFKSPGCGGMATLGFPFTSSQWRELQRQAMIYKYMMASVPVPSDLLISTTSLMPTTLDGGFNLRLSNGTDPEPGRCRRTDGKKWRCSRDVAPNHKYCERHMHRGRPRSRKPVEVHTNNTMNNNSSLPIKRARHDCNPFSSAGDVTVAVSNRKNGSQSHFLANSQPYIEKSSFSLDNFGLKAANFGSLASVSSNREPRGLEWMLNGDPISLGASDSGWHSLMHDKKVGGSCNNTEPQYLNSFALYSSGLDHHDRSLPPFLNPLVVPMEHLQSEKPRGFIDAWSNTETREINANKNSTSSIGKLTLSSLDLSMGGAVHDEMGTIGMGLGLMEHDGNTREDTKISLSNWLNPSPWVASSTPGGPLAEVLRPSTITSDAATSGPSSPAVTHVESSRTMVSSPSGVLQKALASFSDSSSNSSPTIASSRASSEITLLKFN, from the exons ATGGGTGAAGAACCATTCTCTAACAACAAGATGACCATGATGCTGCTGCATCAGCATCAAAATCATCACCACCGTCCATTTTCATCACCCTTTGATtctgttcatggtggttgtggtCCCACTTTCTCTTCTTCCTGTGTTCTTTCCCCTGCTCCCATTGAGGGTGCTGTAATAAGACCACCTTTGCAGCAGCCTTTTGAAACCCCCACATTCAAATCCCCAg GTTGTGGAGGAATGGCTACTTTGGGGTTTCCTTTCACAAGTTCTCAATGGAGGGAGCTGCAAAGACAAGCCATGATTTACAAGTACATGATGGCTTCTGTTCCTGTTCCTTCTGATCTCCTCATCTCAACTACTTCACTCATGCCCACCACCT TGGATGGTGGTTTCAACCTGAGGTTGTCAAATGGCACTGATCCGGAGCCAGGAAGGTGCAGGAGAACAGATGGGAAGAAATGGAGATGCTCTAGAGATGTGGCACCTAATCACAAGTACTGTGAGCGCCATATGCATAGAGGTCGTCCCCGTTCAAGAAAGCCTGTGGAAGTTCACACCAACAACACCATGAACAACAATAGTAGCCTTCCAATCAAAAGGGCTCGCCATGATTGCAACCCTTTTTCTTCTGCTGGTGATGTTACAGTTGCTGTTTCTAACAGAAAAAATGGATCTCAGTCTCATTTTCTAGCTAACAGTCAACCATACATTGAAAAGTCTTCCTTTTCTCTTGATAACTTTGGCCTTAAAGCTGCAAACTTTGGCTCCCTGGCTTCTGTTTCTTCAAATAGGGAACCCAG AGGCTTGGAGTGGATGTTGAATGGAGACCCAATTTCTCTGGGTGCTTCTGACTCAGGATGGCACTCTTTGATGCATGACAAAAAAGTTGGTGGTTCCTGCAATAACACTGAGCCTCAGTATCTGAATTCATTTGCACTGTATAGTTCTGGACTGGATCATCATGACAGAAGCCTCCCTCCTTTCCTGAATCCTCTGGTTGTTCCCATGGAGCATCTTCAATCTGAGAAACCAAGGGGATTCATTGATGCTTGGTCCAACACAGAAACAAGGGAAATCAATGCCAACAAGAACTCTACTTCATCAATTGGTAAATTAACCCTTTCATCTCTGGATCTGTCAATGGGAGGTGCTGTGCATGATGAAATGGGAACTATTGGAATGGGGTTAGGCCTAATGGAGCATGATGGAAACACACGCGAAGATACTAAGATCTCTCTCTCAAATTGGCTCAACCCATCACCTTGGGTGGCTTCTTCAACACCTGGGGGTCCACTAGCTGAAGTTCTCAGGCCAAGCACCATCACCAGTGATGCTGCAACTTCCGGTCCATCCTCGCCGGCGGTAACACATGTTGAATCTAGCAGAACAATGGTATCATCTCCATCTGGGGTTCTGCAGAAAGCACTTGCTTCATTTTCTGATAGCAGTAGCAATAGCAGCCCAACTATTGCATCATCAAGGGCTAGTTCTGAGATTACCTTGCTCAAGTTCAATTAA